CCACAAAAGTCATATTTGGAACTTCTTATTCAGGGCCTCTTACCAGTGGATGTGTGAATCTGAGGACATGCTGAGACAGGTTTTAGGGTGAGTCTCCTTTACTCTTTGATTCTTCATGTCATTTCATAATGCAGTTCCAATGATGATGAACTTAGCTCACTTTGAACCGATGTGAAACGACACGAACAACTGAGAAACTGCATTATTTAAAGTCTGTTTAATTTTGGCGCTTTATCTTGCCTCTTACTATCAGTTACTCGCCCTGTTTCCTTACTCTTGAGAAAACATGCATCTCAAACCCCTCCCCAAGTTGTGAGATGCTTTGTAAACGGTAAGTCACTAAAATGAATTCACTGGAGGAATGGAAGAAACTTTATGAAAGTAAGAGGGTGAATAATTGATGTTCAAAATGTTTAGTATTCCTTGTGTCAAAGTGATGAGTTTCTAATTACCGCCCGAGTCTGAAAATGCATGACTGATAGGTTACCCCTCTGATAAAACAAGATTTCAAATATCTATGATTTCATTGGAGTTCAACTTCTTATTTACCTGTTGCAGGTGTGACGCCATCTGATACAATCTGACTCGTGGATCAGCACCGCTGCAGGACTGCTGCAGGTAAATGATAAACATGTTTGCTTTCAGAGCTGCTGCACATGTCTAAAGTGATGATTTCCTTATTACCGCCCCAGTCTGAAAATTCATGACTGATTGGTTACCGAACTGATTAAAGGAGAATTCAAATGGCCCTGATTCATGTGAGGTGGCTTTGAATAACTCGTCCTTTACTTGTTGCAGGTGTGATGCCGTCTGACTGTAGTCGTGTGGGGAACAGGTGCAGGACTGCTGCAGGTACATTATAAAATGTCTTTCAGAGCTGCTGCAGTCTTAATTTATAAAGTGATTTCCTTATTACCGCCCCAGTCTGAAAATTCATGACTGATTGGTTACCCCTCTGATCAGAACATAAACAAATGGTTGTTAAAACATGCTGTGTTTTTTTGCTACCCGTCTAAAACGTTTTCTTCCTTTGCAGAAACCGGTTGCCATGAAGAGAGGTCCAAAGCCATCTTGTTCTGCAACACAACCCTGCAGTTTTCCAAGCTGTGGTACAGCCTTTCCTGtacatgttatagtttggagtGCAGTTAAATCCTTACTTGTATTTCCAGATTGCTGGAATGTGATACCAAATAAACAAGTGTACGACAGCTCTTAACtgtgatatactttattaacacCCAGTTGAAATGGCGTGGTGTAGACGTTTGTTCAGTAAAGATCGAAGGACAATTGGCATCCAGCTTTTTCTAACCACAAGTGAGCAATGCTTGAACAATTGCAAGGAAATGTTAACTTCTGATTAGTTTGAAGTGCATTTTTTTTGTTGTCAGATATATTGTGccattgtaaagcgcttttgATTATTTGCATGAGTTGACACCAGATCAGCGGTGGGAACTCGGATCTTGTAATTGAGTTGACGAAGAGTGTAGTAATGCTcatttacaattttttttaaagtactgcattttaaaatgttactcgAATGAAGTACAACAGTATTAGTACCTTTAGATGCTAACAGTAAAGTACTCACTATGCAGATTAGCCCATTTCTCAATCGTGTTCATTTTACTAGAGGGTAGTTTGTGCATTTTACCCCAggtttaactaaaacgttatttCACATTAATCTGAATCAGTAAAGTAGTTAAGGTACACTATTTACCTCTGATTGTAGTGAGAAAGAGGTACAAGTATGTCAAAATTATACTCTAGTACATCTACTTTTCACCACTGCACCAGACAAATGGAAAATATTTCATGCAATTCTGACAAAGTGGCTTTGAAACCAACCTCATGCTTAGTAGTCTAACCTTCAGGTGCTTGTGATGGGAACAAAATGTTAACGAGAATGTGAAAAAATCATTTGTTTGACAATTGTTGCAAGCATATCGAACTTTAAATAAATGACTAGAATCGGCTTGATTTCCTTTCAATATTTATTCAAAAGGCATTTCAATTTATCAGAACACTAATGCAAGGTACGAGAGCAACTGGGAGAAGGTTCATGTCAGTGAATATACATGACATGCTGTAAACAAACTTGTCATTTTGACAAATTCAAACCCTAGATCTCTTAAACTAAGACGTGGTATCGACAACTGTCCAAAAAATAATCCAGATGTTTTCTTGAACTATGGATACAGATAACTGTAGTCAGATGAAACTGGAGTCGTGTCACCCCTTAAACACGAGGCAGCTGTTAATAAAGAAATCGGGGACAATCTCAGTCAGTGGTGAAGATCCTTGTAGCGATATCATCTAATAACCAGTCCACTCCAGCTAACAAATTCTTTCCTGTGACTGCACTGCAACCAATGATGCACCAGTGATGGCTTTTGATGTCATCCAGGGCCAGAGCCTGCAGGGAAACACAGCAACAACAGGCATCAGACAGGAGGAATTTGATGCAGCAAcaatgaaaatacatttatcagttatatgcaggaatcctgaattCAAATGTAATACTTTTTTAAGACCTCATACCACTTCGAGTTTTAACCGTTTGCGAcacactatatacagtattgattgtccttcctccttatcttccaaccatttggacgcaaacttgcatttccccataacgatgttgctcaACAACCGGTGTAAACGGtccttcgcgcgctatcaagcagtgagcgtgcgatgtcctgttcagatgatgtCAAATCCAatgggatgccataaataaactacacagaatcacactacacacctacgcaatgattacattcaggcacactgtagaatacaacctctttggacaatttatatacttattgaaaacaagctacaaaatgtaataccttggaaaatgccatttaatagccttaattttcgctattttctactttttaagaccccgcggacaccctggttATTACTTGAAGTGAAAACATTCATCTGGAATAAGTCTCACCTCTTGTATTGCCTCTTTTGACAGGGCTCCTGGTAAGTCCTGTTTGTTGGCAAACACTAGCAGCGTTGCACCAGCTAACCTCTGCATGGATAGGACACACAATTAATAGATTAATATAATATTGATACAGAAGTTAAACAGCAACGTGGTTTTCAGCTACAAACTGCAAGAATAAAAAGACAGCTATTTACTGTCATGCCTCATAGTTTGGGGCTGTGCTTGCcaaaatgctgactcatttccaggttttaggactcTTGCAGTTTCTTTTGAAACTGTTGTAGGCCTATGTGTGTTGGTCTGtacctcctccagcagcagtgAACTGAGCTCCTTTCTGCAGTCCTCCAGTCTGAGTCTGTCTGCGCTGTCCACCACCCACACCAGTCCATCTGTGCTCTCAAAGTAGTTCCTCCAGTAGGAGCGCAGCGACTTCTGTCCACctacatcccaaatattcagtTTAAACCTagaaaacacagagagagaggaaatTGTGATGTAGACTGGAGAAATACAGCCTGGTAATGTATCCTGTTCCTGTCTTGGAAAAATATGTGAATGCTTTAATGTAAAAAGGTAAAGAAAATGCCTGGTACTTTGGGCAATTATCAGAATACATACAAACATGTTATCTTTCTTAAAAGTCAAAATCAAGAATGTTTTACTGTGCATATCTTTAATCTTAACGTTCATATATAACCACAAGTATGTAATAGTGATACAAACAGTTGTTATCATAGCATATCCTCCCAGTGTTTCAATAGCCACATCACCATGCTTTGGTATGCCATACATAGATTCAGTAAGTCCCAATTCATAGCATGGCAACACTTTTCTAAGGTCAGCTGCAGTATGTGCTTTAAGTCATGCAACTACTGTCTTTTCTTACAATTTAATAGTGAATATACAGAAAAAGTGGTCCCATGTTCAGTTATTCCAGcatttaattaaatatgtaCACATGTGAAAAACTGCCTATAGAGAGAAACCGTGCTGTATGTCAGGTGGAAAGTGCGTCATATGCTATAGCTTATTTATGATAAGGCCCACTGTGTGTGCGCATGGATACGTGCGCGTGTTACCCTTTGTGTTCCAGTGTTTTGATGTTGAAGCCCAGCGTCGGGGAGATGGTGCTCACGTCTTCTCCATTAAACTTCTTCAGGATGGTCGTCTTCCCCGCGTTATCCAGACCTCTGCACGCACCATGTTAAAGAAACAACCCTCTCACATATACCTCACTGTTAAATATTAATTTTATGAATGAATAGGACTTTAACTATCATTCACCCACATTTAGTTAACTTAACAGTGCTAGCAAGGTACCATGATACAGCACAAAATGCGCAAAACAAACCTCACCGTTATCCTGTTGTATCACACACTGATATAATTTGCTGTCCACGATTTTAAGTTGTTGACACCAATACAGCTAAAATATTCACGTTGCTATACATACATGTATGCTACCTTGTTCCCAGCTAAGCTAGTTACAGAAAGGATACAGCATCAGCAGCCTCATCTCCCGCTCCTTCTGCTTCATCTTCTTTAAAATCGTTAGTAAACCCATCGCGAAAGTATCCGCTCAACTGCAGATGTTATAGGAAACGATTTTTACTGATTTATAGCTTTGTATTCAATATATTCAGCATCCATACGCAGCATTGTCAACCAGGAAGAGGTTGTAGTTATGATCCTGTGCCACGCGGAGACTGATTGGTATAACGCGTACATTGTTTGGTTGTTGCAGACGTTCCAAGCTTGTTGATTGGTCAGTGACCATTTTAAGGTGCGGCCTTGCAGtagtgggcggtggtggcgaagtcgatagggacttggcttggccagagccctagagatactAATATATCTCTCTATGGCTTtgggcttggcaactggaaggtcaccagttcaagtctcggcaagaccaagtgctaccgaggtgtccctgagcaaggcaccgttccccacactgctcaccgggcgccgttcaaaatggcagcacactgctcctaacactaggatgggtcaaatgcagagaaacaatttccccacgaggcaTTAATAAAAGTcaattttatcttatcttagttgCCGTTTGGCGCCACCGTGTGTCCCGCGTGGAATGACATGCAAAACAATATACAACCTGGAACGCTtgtttcaaaaatacatattttaaagctaacttttgaataaaaaaaataataatagaaGACGTTATCAATTTGCGATATAATTTGACGCTCTaattacactgatatacatattTCGTTTGTAGTGTCCTTGTATAACAGCAGGTTTCACATTGTATTTCCTTCTTTAAGTCCTCAATATGTTGCTTCACGGTAATAGTTTAGCAGTTAGAACTGGGTTGTGTTATTTACTTGAGGAAAGGCAGAGAGATTAAACAACTTTTAGGTGGCTTGGCATTGATCCCATGAGACTTTCTGtacattaaaaaacaaaaaaaacaatgcaaaagctttacatttttttcctaaaatgttattttgtcaacattttataattttctttttaaaaatgtaataataataataataataataataacaggcAAGTTACTATATCAGTTGTTATTTAGTTGTACAGGTTTGTAATAGCTATATCTTTTAAGAATTCAGCTTAATGGATATGTGATATTTACATGATCTTTATGACATTTCCAATGTAAGCACTAAGTTCTTATTCTCCAAATGAACATAACTGTCACGTATAAGTATTAAGGATGTCAATATCAATTTTGTAAACCAATAATGTGGGCTATGTTTTCCTTTTCCTTTCTTAGAAGATATTAAGCCTATATTACATCACATCCTGCAGAAAAGCGGTAAAACAACCGGTTGGATATATTCCGGGGGCTTGACATTGAATTTCCTGGCAAAAACGATTGAGAAATCCCCCGCACGTGAAGGAGGAGCATCCTTCATCTTTATATGGTCATTCTAGACCTCTTCCGGTGTACCCAACACATGTTCCCATTTATAATGATGCGTTCGTGTGCCACAGAAAATATTAGGCAAGACAACGCAGCTGTGGGATGCTTATGGAAAATGTACTTATATGGCACTCAAAAGTTAGCCTACATTAGCTAGTTGCAGAAAACAGACACTCAAGTAGATTAGGGGGAGATTTGTCAAAATATGGATTATTGAAACATCAACGTCAGTCAATATGTTCATATTTTCAGTTCACTCTGCTGTTTTTTCTTCGTATTGCCACCTAAACATCCGGTTTCTGTCACTGAGTCTATACAAAAAGCGTGATACAGACTTGAACTCATATTTTCAGTTCACTCTGCTGTTTTTTCTTCGTATTGCCACCTAAACATCCGGTTTCTGTCACTGAGTCTATACAAAAAGCGTGATACATACTTGAACCGTGAAACTAACATGCGACACGTGAATGCAGCACCCTCCCTGCAGCACCTTCTTGCAATGGGTCAGTTTAAAATAAACTGAAACTGAAACAGAATCAGGATCACCATGTTGCATCATCAGCCGTCTGGTGCCAAACCTCATGCGCTTTAAAGCACCGGTGCGCTTCACTCCGGGAAACATTTACAGAAGCAACAAGTCATCAAGCATCATTTTATTTAGCAAATCAAGCAGGTTTACAGGTTTAGCATCCTCCTTCATTCAGAGTCCTTAAAACTACTCCAAGCTGCTGCTGCGCGCTAGTTTTCTCAACAGCTTCAGGGTTTGAATGGCTCGGAGGATAATGGCTCGGTGAATCCTGCAAACCGAGGAAAATACATGTCCCCGTTATTCATGGAGACCGGGTACGACCTGTCCAGCCCCGGCTCGGTGTCAGCTGGGGAGAGCAACACCCCTGGATCTGTGAGTACTTCTCAATCAATCAAGCATCAGATCATCTAATACCAACTATTATTGCGTTAATTGTGCGAGGAGTTTCATATATCCAAATATAGATAGGTTAtttttaatttgaataaaagtCATATGAATGAATTAAATAGCCAATAATAAGATAAAATGTTGATTACATAAATCTTATTTTACTTTGATTTATGCATTTCTTGTTTTGGTCTATTTTAAAGCACATTCTAACTTATTTTGGAGTGCAGCAGCTCAGATACAGCGTAAGTCCCTGTGACTATTAGTCCTGTCACATTTCCCATCAAGAATGGGTCATTAACCGGGGGGTTTCCTGGTCGAGACGGACACCATGCTGTGGAAGTCCCAGGGGGACTGCACATCACCCCCCCCCTGCCAAAAATACTTTAAATAGAATCAGCCTGTCACCTGAAAATAATCCGGAAACATTTATTAACACATGCTTTAGAAGCCTGGCCAGCAGCTGTGCAAACATAGAATAATATAGAGAAAAGGTGCACATAATagcaaaacaaatgtatttaacaAGTGGTTTAAGTTGTTTAGAGTGATGCATTTCCAATTTGACATTAGCTCATTTTCATTTTGAGTTTAATGCACTTGACAACCTGCTATTAAGTTAAGTTAAGATAGGACTTTATCTATCCCGAAGGAAACTGTTGTGCCAGAATTACAAAGATTTAATAAACAcagcagtataataataaaactgtacACTAACAGTGCAGTAAAAAGAGCAATTCAATAACTACACAGATCATACACGTATGACGAGCAGTATTGAGTAGTGCAAGAAAACGTAGTGGCAGATACGTAATCTATTATGAATAAACCAGTCCTTTTTAGAGGTTCCATTTTGGGTTCATTTGATGAAGAAAACTGAAGACGAGCACAGTGCTGGGAGAATGTAGCTTTGAGAGCTCCATTTGTTTTATAGACAAACTTACATCTACACTTCATTGGTTGCCCTTTAAAAGACCTTGTCTTTTTATCTCTGCATTGCTCATGAATTAAAGGTCACGCACTCCAACCCAAAAACTTCCTGCTTTAATTAAGAAACCATGTGAAATTTCATGTGATGGGTTTGACTTGTGACTTTATGACCTTTTGAACTATTCAATCTTTCAGAAGCTAAAAATGCTTGTTTGAGGAAGCTCCTTACAAGACGGAAGGGGATTGTGCAGGACTAGAATGTACTTTAAATACACACAGTGTCAGCGTATACTGTAGACAGAGTATCCTAGATGTGTGTGATTTACTGTGtgctgcatttatttttaaaggaGAGAGAAGGAGTGAGAAGAAAAAGAGGGAGAAAAACAGAAAAGAACAGAGACTCTGCGAGGAAGAGCCGGAGAAAACAAACGGAGAGAGCGGACGAACTTCATGAGGTTCGAAACAATCATTCCTAACGTTCCTTCCCTCCTTCCTTAGacttctgtcacacacacacacacacacacacacacacacacacacacacacacacacacacacacacacacacacacacacacacacacacacacacacacacacacacacacacacacacacacacacacacacacacacacacacacacacacacacacacacacacacacacacacacacacacacacacacacacccacacccacacacaccggCTGTGTGACTTGCCGTTTGTGTGTCTTGTGTAATCCC
This genomic stretch from Pseudochaenichthys georgianus chromosome 18, fPseGeo1.2, whole genome shotgun sequence harbors:
- the arl2 gene encoding ADP-ribosylation factor-like protein 2, which produces MGLLTILKKMKQKEREMRLLMLGLDNAGKTTILKKFNGEDVSTISPTLGFNIKTLEHKGFKLNIWDVGGQKSLRSYWRNYFESTDGLVWVVDSADRLRLEDCRKELSSLLLEERLAGATLLVFANKQDLPGALSKEAIQEALALDDIKSHHWCIIGCSAVTGKNLLAGVDWLLDDIATRIFTTD